In one window of Methanosarcina vacuolata Z-761 DNA:
- a CDS encoding MarR family winged helix-turn-helix transcriptional regulator — protein MHRFSHKADHKHGLFHMQSKLLQLIAKNEGIIQRDLAKKMDMRPSSMTEALGRLEQLNLILRKRDEKDQRSMHIYLTDKGREIVEDTVRSEEEFMKKFTDIVFREISEEEIEKMLAITSKLCKSLDTLDLKEPKDCSEECCQ, from the coding sequence ATGCACCGTTTTTCTCATAAGGCGGACCACAAACACGGTCTATTCCACATGCAGTCAAAATTGCTGCAGCTAATCGCGAAAAATGAAGGAATTATCCAGCGGGACCTTGCGAAAAAAATGGATATGCGTCCTTCGTCTATGACAGAAGCACTCGGAAGACTGGAGCAACTGAACCTTATTTTGCGTAAACGGGATGAAAAGGATCAGAGGTCAATGCACATCTACCTGACAGATAAAGGCAGGGAAATTGTTGAAGACACTGTCAGGTCCGAAGAAGAATTCATGAAAAAATTTACAGATATCGTGTTCAGAGAAATCTCGGAAGAAGAAATCGAAAAGATGCTTGCAATTACCTCAAAGCTGTGTAAAAGTCTTGATACGCTGGACTTGAAAGAACCGAAAGATTGTAGCGAGGAATGTTGCCAATAA
- a CDS encoding ABC transporter ATP-binding protein, with product MDEEKEKDADNARDIQNIEGNVEIESVNFSYIPGKPVLKEATISAEKGQTIAIVGPTGAGKTTIINLLTRFYGIDDGAIYIDGQNINAITRKSLRQSISMVLQDTFLFSDTIRENIRYGKLTATDEEVEQAAKLAHAHDFIMQLPQGYDTILSDNGGNLSQGQRQLLSIARAMIAQSSVLILDEATSSIDTRTELIIQSALLKLMHGKTSFVIAHRLSTIKNADKIIVLDDGRVVETGTHNELLLSGGFYANLYNSQFKKGMAI from the coding sequence ATGGACGAAGAAAAAGAAAAGGACGCGGATAATGCCAGAGACATTCAAAACATTGAAGGCAACGTGGAAATAGAATCCGTTAATTTTTCATACATACCGGGTAAGCCTGTACTTAAAGAAGCAACAATTTCTGCGGAAAAAGGCCAGACGATTGCCATTGTGGGACCGACTGGTGCAGGCAAAACAACCATTATCAATCTTCTCACCAGGTTTTATGGCATTGATGACGGGGCAATCTATATTGATGGGCAGAATATAAATGCCATTACTCGAAAGAGTCTGCGGCAGTCTATTTCAATGGTACTCCAGGATACTTTTCTCTTCTCAGACACCATACGCGAGAATATCCGCTATGGCAAGCTGACAGCAACGGACGAAGAAGTTGAACAGGCAGCAAAGCTGGCACATGCCCATGACTTTATTATGCAACTGCCACAGGGTTATGATACAATTCTTTCTGACAATGGCGGCAACCTTTCACAGGGACAGCGGCAATTGCTCAGTATTGCGAGAGCGATGATCGCACAATCTTCTGTGTTGATACTTGATGAAGCGACTTCTTCAATTGATACACGGACAGAGCTGATTATTCAGAGTGCGCTGCTCAAACTGATGCACGGAAAAACAAGTTTTGTCATCGCACACCGCCTTTCTACCATCAAAAACGCAGATAAAATTATCGTCTTAGACGACGGAAGAGTAGTAGAAACAGGCACGCATAACGAACTGCTTCTTTCGGGCGGTTTTTATGCCAACCTTTACAACAGCCAGTTCAAAAAAGGCATGGCAATATAA
- a CDS encoding PocR ligand-binding domain-containing protein, whose product MTAKMEQSQAINPNPVISVAKDGTVLYSNEAGKPLLHEWGVRVREKLPPHIKIFVHRVISQEVSEKIKIRVGERVYFIIFHPLPEQECVNIYGFDISESKRHEGKLQESESLEMPNLELANIIDVQAIQSMMEDFYKLANIPIALVDLKGNVLACAGWQDICTKFHRVHPESCKHCMENYIKLSSGILPREFKLNKCKNNMWDIATSIIVGDRHVGYAFSGQFFFEDEPVDYELFRAQARKYGFNEQEYIAALEKVPRLSPIAVDICMSFLTTFANMVSQLGYSNIKLYQSLAERDAVLDALQESEKRLYLLSNNLPESAVYQYVLEPDGSTNFLYFSAGIECLFGISMSDLLRDPNTLYRHVPRTYLEQLVEAEARSALELSDIDMELPAQLPNGQAHWIRLHSRPRRLPDGRTIWDGVLTDITKLKQAEEVLCESESRRKVTEAVDTERKRFFDVLEALPIMVALLTPDHRIAFANRCFREKFGELGDKHCFEYCFGRNEPCEFCKAYNVLETGKPHHWEITMPNGSMFDAYDLPFTDVDGSPMILEMDIDITKRKEAEEALANIETARKKEIHHRIKNNLQVISSLLDLQAEQFRDREDIKDSEVLEAFRESQDRVISMALIHEELYRGGGFETLNFSPYIQELAENLLLTYMLGNSNITLSMNLEENVSFDMDTAVPLGIIVNELVSNSLKHAFPDREKGEIQIKLSREEKECIKNINEDWKRTHFILTVLDDGIGIPENLEIEELDSLGFQLITSLVDQLDGKFELKRNNGTEFIMRFTVTEKDNLA is encoded by the coding sequence ATGACAGCTAAAATGGAGCAGTCTCAGGCAATAAACCCGAATCCTGTAATCAGTGTGGCAAAGGATGGCACAGTGCTTTACTCTAATGAAGCGGGAAAGCCTTTATTGCATGAGTGGGGCGTGAGAGTAAGAGAAAAATTGCCTCCGCATATCAAAATTTTTGTTCACAGGGTAATTTCCCAGGAAGTTAGTGAAAAAATAAAAATTAGAGTGGGGGAAAGAGTATACTTTATTATTTTTCATCCCTTGCCTGAGCAAGAATGCGTAAACATTTACGGATTTGATATAAGTGAGAGTAAAAGGCATGAGGGAAAACTCCAGGAAAGTGAATCTCTGGAGATGCCAAATCTGGAACTTGCCAATATTATTGATGTTCAGGCTATCCAGTCCATGATGGAGGATTTCTATAAGCTTGCTAACATTCCAATAGCCCTGGTTGACCTCAAAGGCAATGTTCTGGCATGTGCCGGGTGGCAGGACATTTGCACGAAATTCCACAGGGTTCACCCCGAATCCTGCAAACACTGCATGGAAAATTACATCAAGCTATCCTCAGGCATTCTCCCAAGAGAATTTAAGCTGAATAAATGCAAAAATAATATGTGGGATATAGCGACTTCCATTATTGTAGGCGACCGGCATGTTGGCTATGCCTTTTCAGGGCAGTTCTTTTTTGAGGATGAGCCTGTAGACTATGAATTATTCCGAGCCCAGGCCAGGAAATATGGCTTCAATGAGCAGGAGTACATAGCAGCGCTTGAGAAAGTTCCGAGGTTGAGCCCGATAGCTGTGGATATATGCATGTCTTTTCTTACGACATTTGCCAATATGGTTTCGCAGCTAGGCTACAGCAACATCAAGCTGTATCAATCGCTGGCTGAGCGTGATGCTGTATTGGATGCATTGCAAGAGAGTGAAAAGCGGCTGTATCTCCTGAGCAACAACCTGCCAGAAAGCGCTGTATATCAGTATGTCCTTGAGCCCGATGGCAGTACCAATTTCTTATACTTCAGCGCAGGAATCGAGTGTTTGTTCGGCATCAGCATGTCCGATTTGCTGCGTGATCCCAACACACTGTACAGGCACGTTCCACGGACATACTTAGAACAGCTTGTCGAAGCCGAGGCACGCAGTGCCCTCGAATTATCAGATATCGATATGGAATTACCTGCGCAGCTGCCCAACGGCCAAGCTCACTGGATACGGTTGCACTCCCGTCCGCGCAGGCTGCCCGACGGCCGAACAATCTGGGACGGTGTACTGACTGACATCACCAAGCTAAAACAGGCTGAGGAAGTGCTGTGCGAGAGCGAATCACGCCGTAAGGTTACCGAAGCTGTCGATACTGAGCGGAAGCGGTTCTTTGATGTACTGGAGGCACTGCCGATAATGGTTGCTCTATTAACACCTGACCATCGCATTGCCTTTGCAAACCGTTGTTTCCGTGAGAAGTTTGGCGAGTTAGGCGATAAACATTGTTTTGAGTATTGTTTTGGGCGTAACGAACCCTGTGAGTTCTGTAAAGCATATAACGTACTTGAAACCGGTAAACCCCATCATTGGGAGATCACCATGCCTAACGGAAGCATGTTTGATGCTTATGACCTTCCGTTCACAGACGTTGATGGTTCTCCCATGATCCTTGAGATGGATATCGACATCACCAAACGAAAGGAAGCTGAAGAAGCTCTTGCAAATATTGAGACTGCTCGGAAAAAGGAAATCCATCATAGAATAAAGAATAACCTTCAGGTAATTTCCTCTCTGCTGGACCTTCAGGCTGAACAGTTTAGAGATAGAGAGGATATTAAAGATTCAGAAGTTCTGGAAGCCTTCAGAGAAAGCCAGGATAGAGTAATATCTATGGCTTTGATACACGAAGAACTGTATAGAGGCGGCGGATTCGAAACACTAAACTTTTCCCCGTACATTCAAGAACTTGCTGAGAATCTTTTATTAACATACATGCTTGGAAATTCCAATATCACCTTAAGCATGAATCTGGAAGAAAACGTTTCTTTTGATATGGATACTGCAGTCCCATTAGGAATAATTGTCAATGAACTTGTTTCCAATTCCCTAAAACATGCATTCCCTGACAGAGAGAAAGGAGAAATCCAAATTAAACTTAGTAGAGAGGAAAAAGAGTGTATAAAAAACATAAACGAAGACTGGAAGCGCACTCACTTCATTCTCACCGTTTTAGATGACGGTATAGGCATTCCTGAAAATCTTGAAATTGAAGAGCTTGATAGTCTGGGATTTCAGCTTATAACTTCCCTTGTAGACCAATTAGATGGGAAATTTGAATTGAAAAGGAATAATGGCACAGAATTCATTATGAGATTTACAGTAACAGAAAAAGATAATCTGGCTTAA
- a CDS encoding ABC transporter ATP-binding protein, with the protein MFQLIKKNLKGIALICSLLAPLLMLIEVFMDLQQPRLMSNIVDIGVQNRDLGYILSTGFEMVLCALTGLIGGAGCGVLASFASVMLAGSLREELFHKIQSLSYTEIDHFKTSSLITRLTNDVMQIQNMFLMLLRGMVRSPLLCIGGIIMSFLLSPRLAVVFCIILPILITCVVFVMMKSVPLYTQMQLWLDKVNTVMRENLLGVRVIKAFNLEDKQNALFGKVNTEFTEKSIRAQNLTFTLMPIATLVMNLSIVAILWFGGNMVVSGNIETGKIMAFVNYLVQITNSLIMLVNMIINVSRAQASSGRIKEVLDCETSIKECNSPVLPENYDIEFKNVSFRYGESGEYVLKNLSFLFKEGQTIGIIGATGSGKSSVVSLIPRLYEVTCGQVLIGGCDVKDIPVQHLRSSIGIVLQENVLFQGTVKENMNFGDEEAEEEEIWDSLQAAQAEDFIQALPDKLQSQVEQRGKNLSGGQKQRLSIARTLLKKPKILIFDDSTSAVDLSTEARLQFEIAKKMNENTIIVIAQRISGVMDADTILMLDHGSVIAKGTHKELLQSNEVYRNIAVSQLGKEVLLNVTE; encoded by the coding sequence ATGTTTCAACTTATTAAAAAAAATCTTAAGGGCATAGCTCTGATTTGTTCTTTACTTGCTCCTCTTTTGATGTTGATAGAAGTCTTCATGGACCTTCAACAACCAAGGCTTATGTCAAATATTGTGGACATAGGAGTTCAAAACAGAGACCTGGGATATATATTATCGACAGGCTTCGAAATGGTGCTTTGTGCGCTTACGGGATTAATTGGCGGTGCAGGATGCGGTGTGCTCGCCTCATTTGCATCTGTGATGTTAGCTGGAAGTTTGAGAGAAGAGCTTTTTCATAAAATACAATCGCTTTCCTATACGGAAATTGACCATTTCAAAACATCGTCGCTTATTACAAGGCTGACCAACGATGTAATGCAAATTCAGAATATGTTTCTCATGTTGCTGCGTGGCATGGTGCGTTCACCATTGTTGTGCATTGGCGGAATAATTATGTCCTTTTTGCTGAGTCCCCGTCTTGCCGTTGTTTTCTGCATCATTCTGCCTATTCTCATCACTTGTGTCGTATTTGTGATGATGAAATCGGTGCCGCTTTACACGCAGATGCAGCTCTGGCTTGACAAAGTTAATACCGTCATGCGTGAAAATCTGCTGGGTGTACGTGTTATAAAAGCCTTTAATTTAGAAGACAAACAGAATGCACTTTTCGGCAAAGTAAATACGGAATTTACAGAAAAAAGCATACGGGCACAGAACCTGACCTTTACGCTGATGCCGATAGCTACTCTGGTTATGAATCTGAGCATTGTTGCCATCCTGTGGTTCGGAGGCAATATGGTCGTTTCCGGAAATATTGAAACAGGCAAGATAATGGCGTTTGTCAATTACCTTGTGCAGATAACAAATTCTCTTATAATGCTTGTCAATATGATTATAAACGTTTCACGCGCACAGGCATCATCAGGTCGTATAAAAGAGGTTTTGGACTGCGAAACGAGTATTAAGGAGTGCAATTCTCCCGTATTGCCAGAGAATTATGACATTGAGTTCAAAAACGTCAGTTTCAGATACGGCGAAAGTGGAGAATATGTTCTGAAAAACCTGTCGTTCCTGTTTAAGGAAGGGCAGACAATAGGTATTATAGGAGCTACCGGCTCAGGAAAGAGCTCAGTTGTAAGCCTGATTCCGCGGCTGTATGAGGTAACCTGTGGACAGGTCCTGATAGGAGGTTGTGATGTTAAGGATATACCAGTACAGCACCTGCGCAGCAGTATCGGGATCGTGCTGCAGGAAAACGTCCTTTTTCAGGGGACGGTTAAAGAAAATATGAATTTTGGCGATGAAGAAGCAGAGGAGGAAGAAATATGGGATAGCCTTCAAGCTGCTCAGGCAGAAGATTTTATTCAGGCTCTCCCGGACAAATTACAAAGTCAAGTTGAACAAAGAGGAAAAAACTTATCAGGTGGGCAGAAACAGCGCCTTTCCATCGCAAGAACTCTTCTGAAAAAGCCAAAAATTTTGATTTTTGATGATTCCACAAGCGCAGTTGACCTCTCGACCGAGGCTCGCCTGCAATTTGAAATTGCAAAAAAGATGAACGAAAACACGATAATCGTCATTGCGCAGCGTATATCCGGTGTTATGGATGCGGACACAATATTGATGCTTGATCATGGCAGTGTTATTGCAAAAGGTACCCATAAAGAATTACTGCAAAGCAACGAAGTATATCGCAATATAGCCGTTTCACAGCTTGGCAAGGAGGTGCTCCTTAATGTCACAGAATAA
- a CDS encoding flavin reductase — protein sequence MSTFQPLKADAFDFSPFRMIGKEWMLITAEKEGKVNSMTASWGGLGVMWNKNAAFIVVRKSRYTKEFIDGSDNFSISFFDREKYGKMLTYMGTVSGRDEDKVKKSGLTINHYEGIPYYNEASKVLVCKKMCCQPIKPESFVMEQIDEQWYADKDYHDLYIGEIVEILTR from the coding sequence ATGAGCACATTTCAACCATTGAAAGCAGATGCATTTGATTTTAGTCCATTTCGGATGATAGGAAAAGAATGGATGCTAATTACAGCAGAGAAAGAAGGAAAGGTTAACAGCATGACTGCCTCATGGGGTGGGCTTGGTGTAATGTGGAATAAAAACGCTGCATTTATTGTAGTACGCAAGAGTCGTTATACAAAAGAATTTATTGATGGTTCAGATAATTTCTCAATTTCTTTCTTTGACCGTGAAAAATATGGAAAAATGTTGACTTATATGGGTACGGTATCAGGAAGAGATGAAGACAAAGTGAAAAAATCTGGTTTGACAATAAATCATTATGAAGGAATTCCTTATTATAATGAGGCTTCTAAGGTTTTGGTCTGCAAAAAAATGTGCTGCCAGCCAATCAAACCTGAAAGCTTTGTGATGGAGCAAATTGATGAACAATGGTATGCGGATAAGGATTATCACGATCTTTATATCGGAGAAATTGTCGAAATTCTTACACGCTAA